In Chelonia mydas isolate rCheMyd1 chromosome 7, rCheMyd1.pri.v2, whole genome shotgun sequence, the sequence TGTCAGGCTGGCATTAAATCGCACTCCCATCCcttttgccccttcccccatcccccccaatcTACCTCCTAATGGCTGAGGTGCCACTTACCACATAAGCCCTGTCTGCTGCTTCATCCCTTCATCCAGGCCTCTCTCCATCTCCCGAACAGGGTTCTGTCCCTTTCTTTTATGGGGATGGGGatcaggtgggggggagggagatcagcttcctgtcctgcccctctcctccatgGAAAAGTCAGGGTGCCATGCTGGGAGCCAGCTGGACTTTGCTTGTGCCCTCCGGCCGCGTCTGCTCCCCATGGGGAGCCCTTCTGTGACACTCAGCGCTGGTTTCTTCCCTGCAGGAGCACTGGACCCACGATCCTTTCGAAGCCTTTAAGGACTCTCAGGGTAACATCTACGCCCGCGGGGCCCAGGATATGAAGTGTGTCTCCATCCAGTGAGTGCAGCTGGCCTCCTCCATTCTCTGTCTTGTCTTAGTTTGCCATTGCCTCTCTGGGGCAGTTGAATGGAGCTGAACGTCCCCCTCTGCACACAGCTCCGTCCCTCTTGACTCATGCTTGCTATGAACCAGCAGGCCAGATCCTGATCTTGGTTACACCGGCGTAAATCTGGAGGATCTCCCCTGAGCTCAGTGTGCAGGTGTTCTGGAATCATCCCTTGCCAGGCGCCTTGCCCCTGGCTGTGCAGCTGCTGGTCACAGCTGGAAACGGGCCACTGGGCTAGGTAGGCTGCGCCAGTCTGGCAATCCTCGCCAGTAGCTGAGTGATGCAATAGACAGTGGAGATCCTGAAAGCTCAGCAGATGCCTCTTATCGTGGAGGTCTAGTTAGTTATATATTGTCCCAGCTTGTATCTGCCTGGTCATATAActagcacagggctggggggctctgcTCCCTGCGTTGGCTGGCTGGGGTGGCCAAAGCCCCGTGACACTTGCCCCCCATTCCTGGACACCCAGTATGTTACCTGCTCCCCACTAGGCCCCTTGAATCTTTGGCTGACATCAGGGTGGGggaaaacctgggggtgctggtgCTGGCTGGAATCTGGGAGTGCAGCTCTGTCCATGCATCTCACACCTGGCCTGGAGCACTGCCTGAGCTCAAGGTTCTTGCAGGTATCTGGGGCATCCAGCTTCCTGACCAGTCTCTCCCTGTTCAGGTACATCGAGGCCATCCGGAGACTGAAGGCCGAGGGGAAGCGCTTCCCCCGAACGGTTCACATGACATTCGTGCCTGGTAAGTGACTGGCTGCTCTTCGTGGCCAGCTGGTTGCTAGAGTTTGGCTGGAAGGGCTGGGAAGATGGGGCTAGAGATGTGagctgccctgcctcttccttagCTTTGGGACTCCCCTGACCAGCATGTTCCTGGGAGTGAAACACTCAGAGAAACCAAGCACATCAAGCCTTGAGTGTGTTTATGGGTGGGAGTAAAGCACattgagctcctggcctggaaaGCACTGGCCGGATCCAGGCCCTGACATGTCCTCCTCGCTCACTGTTCAGCCCTGCTCCGCGAACTTGCTTGCATTTAAGGCAGGCTGGCGTGGATGACTGCGCTAGGCTCTCATGGGGAGCTCTGGCAAGGCAGCGTGAGAAcgctggggaaggaggtggagaagagcaTGGAGCTGTTACATGGGGTAGGTTGGAGAGATTGCAGACCCCAGTTCAGTCCCACTGATGCCTGCTGCGTTTGGCCAAAGCACTGATGTTGGCCCTTCCTCCCACGGCTCCAGCATTACCtccaccccactttctggactcTCGCCATGAGCTGAGTAGTTCCCATGAGATGGCAGACAGCCGGGGCCTGGCATCACCATGGAGAAGCGCTGAGGAGGGTGACGCGTGGCTTTAGCAGGAGCTGGAAATGCTAGCATTGGGGAAAACagctgctttcccctgcccttcaTCAGTCACAAGCTGGCTGCTGTGGCAGTTGGACTGGCCAGAAGCTGCTGTGGGTCCCAGTCTGCCATGGGGTGCTCTGGCTGTGCCATCAGCTGGGGTGAAAGGGAGGGCTGGGTTCAGCCACGGGCCTGGCAGAGCTTGGTGGCCACTAACCCTGTGCCCTTCCCCTGAGCACAGACGAAGAGATCGGGGGCAGCAAGGGCATGGAGCTGTTTGTGAAGCGGCCCGAGTTCCAGGCTCTCAACGTCGGCTTCGTTCTGGATGAAGGTGTGGCTCTCCAGGCATGATGTGGGAGgagccagtggggagggggggggagggggagataggGGAGGAGCACAGTGCACTGTGCGAGGGGAGAGTGGACAGGGAGGGACTAAGCTGTGCCCTGGCTGCCGGTCCCTCTGTGGAGATGAGCTTGGCCCCCCGGCCATTAGGTGGGAGATGGGCTGAGATGCATGAAGGGTCGATGGTGGGGATAAAAGAGGGTCCTGCAAAGGCACATTCCCTCAGCCCAGGGTCCAGCCTCACACCCTGTCTTGGCAGGTACCTTGTCTCATGGGTGAGGGACATTGTGTGGCTGGGCCCTCTGCACTCACGGCGCCtgactggggcagggctggggatctgGAGATTTTCCTCCAGGCCCTAAACggcagccagcagctcccctGTTGCATTGCCATGGCGGCAGCTGGCAATGGCTGCTTGGCTCCCACTCCACCACAGTGACCtgtcttctccttccctcccccaggcctggccAACCCGACAGACGCCTTCACTGTATTCTACGGGGAGAAGTGCGTCTGGTGTGAGTAGGGTCCAGGACATGTCCCCTCGCTTTGTGTCTGTCTTTCTGTGCGTTTCTAACCTACTCATCATTGTGGTGTCTGGGCACCAGGCTcgcccactctctctctccctcccccctctctcttaACATGTCTCCCCCTCTCGTCGGCACTTGCAGGGATTAAAGTCAAGTGCGAGGGGAACCCAGGCCATGGATCCCGGTTCATTGAGAACACAGCTGCTGAGAAGTTGGTAAGAGAGGGCGTCCTCTTCTGGGGGGTGAGGGACTTGCATTGCTACCCACCCTGGCTTCACCACCTACCCTCTCAGCAGGAAGGGCAAGTGAGTGTGACAGAGAGTGAATTGCAGTCCTCTTGCACCAAGGGAGAGACCATCAGCTTCTCTACAACAAGGAATGGTACAGAGTTCCTGGGTGCAGGGGAGATCCCTGGCATTCCAACCCCCgtctctgccagcagggggcactatggggagtggggcaggaacgCTGGCTGttgggggagctcccggctacgtCAGGCCCAGCCTCTCTCAGTCAGCACCCCTTTGTGGCTCCTGTGTGGGAGCTAGTTGGTTTGTTTCTGGGCAGCCCTGGGTGAAGGGCAGAGCTGCTTGCCCTGAGGGTGCAGGTGTCTCAGGGAGCTGGGATGTAGCTATAATACGCTGGTCAGGACACTGACACCCCCTGTTCCCACCACAGAACAGAGTGATCACCTCCCTCCTGCAGTTCAGAGAGAGCGAGAAGCAGAGGTAAGAGGCAGCGCCGCATGAAACCTGTGGCTCGTTTGGTCCCCAGGGAGAAGGTGGATGTCCTAGCTCCAGAGGATGGGTTAGGGACGCACACACgggcctgggactcaggactcctgggttctgtcctcagCTCTGCCACGGGCTCCCTCTGTGTCCTGGGGCGAATCATATCActgctctgttcctcagttttcccatctgggAAATGGCCGTGATGACCCCGACTTGCCTCCTGGAGTGGACGGGGCATGAGGGTTAATTCACTGATGTCAGTAAGGCACTTTGAAATCCAGGCAGAGGACACAGGGAGTGTCGTTGTGAGGGCAGGATCCAGGGCCTGGCTCCACGTGGCAGAGAGTGTGGCCGTCCCAGTGACCCACGCGTGTCCTGGCACCATGTGTCGGTGCACGTGGTGTCACATTGATGGCCCCAGCCCAGGCGAGGCATATCTCTGGACCTAGCTCTGCCCTCCCCTCGGCCTAGGGGCTGAGTCTTTTCCCAGGGGAGTAGTTGGGGGTGAAAGGCTCCAACAGACACAGATCACAGACACTGGGTGTGACCTCCcccctgcagactgaagtgtGATGAGCACCTCACCCTGGGCGACGTCACCTGCCTCAACCTGACCATGCTGAGTGGGGGCGTCTCCTTCAATGTCTTGCCCTCAGAGCTATCCGCCACCTTCGACATCCGCATCCCGCCCACTGTCAACTTGCAGGTACGGTACCTGCTCCGGCAGGAGTCCCGTTCCctcagggctggggtcggggTGCACGTTCCCCCAGGTTTGGGGGGGACCTCGATCTGCCAGCCATCGCCCCGGCGGTGCCTGCCAGAAGTCTAGAGCTGGTGCTGACTCGCTGCtaacatcccatgatgcactgcgtCGATTTCTGCAGTGCCTCTGGAGCCGAGCAGCGGCACAAAAGGATTCTGGGAGGCATCAGAGAGGCAGAACAAGGGCTGACAGCATGGACCTGAGAGAGAACCTCCCCTTGCTCATGCCCCCTGTTGGTTTGCCCCCTCCTCTGCAGGCATTTGAGGAGCAGCTCACAGCCTGGTgccgggcagctggagagggTGTCACCTACAAGTTCTACCAGGTAACAGCAGGGAACTGAGGAGCCGCCCCTTGAAATCTGCTTGGGTGTGTGTAACTTGGCTGGGCACCTCCTTGTCCTCACTCTCCCTGTACAGCCCATCCCAGCTGgaccctcacccccctgccccacgctgcccCTGAGCCTCTCGCCCTCCCACCCTCCTTGCTCTGCCAccaccccagcctcctccctccacccgctGAGGAAGATTTAaccctctcctttctttcctttggTGTAGAAATACATGGATCAGACAGTGACCTGCACCGAGGAGTCCGACCCGTGGTGGAAGGCATTCAGTGGGGCCTGCAGAGACATGTGAGTAGGACTTGTGGCTGTCCCCCCAGCCATGCCGCTGGCACAGTGCTGGCAGGCTGGGCTCACCTGCGCCCCCACCCTAGGGTCTCGGAAGCTCTGCAAAAGCAGATGCCTCTCAGGCAGGCCTGGGGTGCAGGGGCAAGCTAAACATGGTCCTCCACAGTTCTGCCGCATGGGGGTgccctctgtccctgcctcctcACCCATGGGCTCCACCGCATCCCCCAGGCCCTGGCTCCccgtggcagggggagggaatagCCGCACTGGGggttggctcacccaggctctgtCTCTGTTGGCAGGCACATGACACTGAAGCATGAGATCTTCCCGGCCGCCACGGACAGCCGCTTTATCCGAGCAGTGAGTGctggcgcctcctcctggtctgcctcctcccctgcccgcTGCAAGTCCTtcaggctctgtctgggtctctctggttctcccatcccctcctccggcctcttccccatcccctttttctttctctcgcTCTCTATCTTAATTTAATTGGTCTCTTACTCTGCTCTGTTGTCTAGTGGGGATGGCCTTggcctgagagtcaggactcctgggttctattcctgcctctgccaccaaTTCCCTAGAGCAGGTTATGGCcccctgtggctcagtttccccacctgtaaaatgggaactgACCTGCTGTCAGGAAGTGCTTTGAGAGTGTCTGGCTAGCGGTGCTCTGTAAATGTGCTATATTACTATCCTTCCCATTGGTTAGctgtattacggtagtgccttGTGCCAGGCCCGCTACAAACATTGTTTCTTCTTAAGGAAACAGCGTCCTTGGGGCTGCGGCTAGAATGGTCTCAGATATATGAGGGTGAGGGTATTGAGGCAGTGGGTTGAGGGGAAGCTGCTTTCCCAGAGGTGAGAATGTGGGGTCTGGGTGGTGCCAACCTGGTAAAAGAGAAGATCgctgcccacctctgccctagttTTGATAGATGTCTACTAGTCAGGGGGGCTTCTTTCTGCgggtcctgtcccctcccccaagacACTAAAGAAGGGGGAAAGGCCATGTGTTCCTGCAATCCCCAGTGCAGGGTGTCCCTCTGTCTGTCCTGCCCCATGGTATCTGTCCCTCTTGTGACAGCCATCGCCGCCCTAGGGCGTCTATGCTGGGAAGGTCCATCGCACAGCAAAGCTCTCTCGGAGAGGCGGGCACGTGGGCCGGATGCTGCATGGGAGCCCCCCTGCTGGAATGAGCCAGACCTCCCACTGCAGACTGGCATGGCCTCCCACAGTTCAGGCCAACATGGGACAAGGGCCAGGGCCAGTGAAGGGTGGGAATGCAGTAATGCCGGGGCTGGCCAGGAGGGGGCTCCGCACAGGGTTGAAtgtcagtggggggtggggaatacaCAGCACGATCGCCTCTTTGCAGGTGGCTcagtccagccccacccccctatTGGTTCCCCACCCC encodes:
- the ACY1 gene encoding aminoacylase-1 isoform X2, coding for MDVMLPEGDPKRTGEKVRSQEPGEHPSVTLFREYLRIKTVQPEPNYDVAVRFLERIAAELDLGCQKVEVCPGRVVTIITWQGTDPQLRSILLNSHTDVVPVFEEHWTHDPFEAFKDSQGNIYARGAQDMKCVSIQYIEAIRRLKAEGKRFPRTVHMTFVPDEEIGGSKGMELFVKRPEFQALNVGFVLDEGIKVKCEGNPGHGSRFIENTAAEKLNRVITSLLQFRESEKQRLKCDEHLTLGDVTCLNLTMLSGGVSFNVLPSELSATFDIRIPPTVNLQAFEEQLTAWCRAAGEGVTYKFYQKYMDQTVTCTEESDPWWKAFSGACRDMHMTLKHEIFPAATDSRFIRAAGHPALGFSPMNRTPVLLHDHNEYLNEQVFLRGIEIYACLLPSLASVPPLPAEG
- the ACY1 gene encoding aminoacylase-1 isoform X1, producing the protein MDVMLPEGDPKRTGEKVRSQEPGEHPSVTLFREYLRIKTVQPEPNYDVAVRFLERIAAELDLGCQKVEVCPGRVVTIITWQGTDPQLRSILLNSHTDVVPVFEEHWTHDPFEAFKDSQGNIYARGAQDMKCVSIQYIEAIRRLKAEGKRFPRTVHMTFVPDEEIGGSKGMELFVKRPEFQALNVGFVLDEGLANPTDAFTVFYGEKCVWWIKVKCEGNPGHGSRFIENTAAEKLNRVITSLLQFRESEKQRLKCDEHLTLGDVTCLNLTMLSGGVSFNVLPSELSATFDIRIPPTVNLQAFEEQLTAWCRAAGEGVTYKFYQKYMDQTVTCTEESDPWWKAFSGACRDMHMTLKHEIFPAATDSRFIRAAGHPALGFSPMNRTPVLLHDHNEYLNEQVFLRGIEIYACLLPSLASVPPLPAEG